The following proteins come from a genomic window of Paenibacillus swuensis:
- the dnaX gene encoding DNA polymerase III subunit gamma/tau: MAHIALYRSWRPQRFQEIVGQQHITQTLQNALREGRVTHAYLFSGPRGTGKTSAAKVLSKAVNCERGPAEEPCNECDACIRITSGSVMDVIEIDAASNRGVEEIRDIRDKVKYAPTEVRYKVYIIDEVHMLTTEAFNALLKTLEEPPAHVMFILATTEPHRLPATIISRCQRFDFRRISLQDQVDRLSLISKQEGIEAAADALEYIARLSDGGMRDAVSLLDQIISFTGNRISYQDVLDVSGGVASEQFAKLAASVARQEIGDVLEQIDVFMQDGKSAEKLLENLIYCYRDILMLKLLPNAARMTDRLLNVEAFGDVLDLYDKERIFRYIDILNHYQAEMKYSVQPQTLFEVAMMKLCSLDLPEPGASSARSNVQAGTSAGAGEVARLELKVNALEQKIEQLLQSGVKLAGGDIGNASAEAKNQPRSTVRASAPSTLRTAKLDEYVLAKDHPDVQKILGQWSKTLQRVKETKITVHAWFTDGELVSATDDAVLVAFKNTIHRETTEKALNKQVIEQVLQEVYGKPLKLVTVMQKDWKDAASDSKVQAPQEVLQLEPEGGEASGHGQDWINEAISLFGEDLVVIKDE, from the coding sequence ATGGCGCACATAGCACTATACCGATCTTGGAGACCTCAACGGTTTCAAGAAATTGTAGGACAACAACATATTACGCAGACGCTGCAGAACGCGCTCCGGGAAGGCCGGGTTACGCATGCGTACCTCTTCAGCGGGCCGCGTGGAACCGGTAAAACGAGCGCCGCCAAGGTTCTGTCCAAAGCCGTGAATTGTGAGCGGGGTCCTGCGGAGGAACCTTGTAATGAGTGTGACGCCTGTATCAGAATCACATCGGGCTCCGTCATGGATGTGATTGAGATTGACGCGGCTTCCAACCGGGGCGTGGAGGAAATTCGGGATATTCGCGATAAAGTGAAGTACGCGCCAACGGAAGTGCGCTACAAAGTTTACATTATCGATGAAGTCCACATGTTAACAACAGAAGCTTTCAACGCTCTGCTGAAGACATTGGAAGAGCCTCCTGCGCACGTCATGTTTATTCTGGCCACTACGGAGCCTCACCGCCTGCCGGCTACAATTATATCGCGTTGCCAGAGATTTGATTTCCGGAGGATTTCGCTGCAGGATCAAGTGGACCGCCTAAGCCTGATTTCCAAGCAGGAGGGTATCGAAGCGGCAGCGGATGCGCTCGAGTACATTGCGCGATTATCGGATGGCGGGATGCGGGATGCGGTGAGTTTGCTCGACCAGATCATCTCATTCACGGGAAACCGTATATCGTATCAAGACGTGCTGGATGTATCTGGGGGCGTGGCCTCAGAGCAATTTGCCAAGCTTGCCGCCTCCGTGGCCAGGCAGGAGATAGGCGATGTGCTTGAGCAGATTGACGTCTTCATGCAAGACGGGAAGAGCGCTGAGAAGCTGCTGGAGAATCTTATCTATTGCTATCGGGATATTCTAATGCTAAAGCTTCTGCCGAATGCGGCCCGAATGACGGATCGTCTCCTCAATGTTGAAGCATTCGGGGACGTGTTGGACCTGTATGATAAAGAGCGGATCTTTCGGTACATTGATATCCTGAATCACTATCAGGCGGAGATGAAATACTCCGTTCAGCCCCAGACACTGTTTGAAGTCGCGATGATGAAGCTTTGCAGTCTGGACCTCCCGGAGCCAGGCGCCTCATCTGCACGCTCCAATGTTCAAGCTGGAACTTCGGCCGGCGCAGGCGAAGTGGCTCGTCTTGAGCTTAAAGTAAATGCCTTGGAGCAGAAGATTGAACAACTGCTGCAAAGCGGCGTCAAGCTTGCGGGCGGGGATATCGGCAACGCTTCCGCGGAGGCGAAGAATCAGCCGAGGTCCACGGTTCGGGCATCTGCGCCGAGTACGCTGCGAACGGCTAAACTGGATGAGTATGTATTGGCGAAGGATCATCCGGATGTACAGAAGATCTTGGGTCAGTGGAGCAAGACATTGCAGCGGGTAAAGGAAACCAAGATTACCGTTCATGCTTGGTTTACGGATGGCGAACTGGTTTCGGCCACGGACGACGCGGTGCTCGTTGCGTTTAAGAACACCATTCACCGGGAAACTACGGAGAAGGCATTGAACAAGCAGGTCATCGAACAAGTGTTACAGGAGGTTTACGGCAAGCCGTTAAAGTTAGTAACCGTCATGCAGAAAGACTGGAAAGACGCCGCAAGCGACAGTAAAGTGCAGGCGCCTCAAGAGGTGCTGCAACTGGAGCCTGAAGGCGGAGAGGCATCGGGTCACGGGCAGGATTGGATTAATGAAGCCATTTCCCTTTTTGGGGAAGACCTTGTTGTAATTAAAGACGAGTAG
- a CDS encoding ATP-binding protein, which translates to MNTTAYELREPMDALAILITQIQTGTMVVTDTEGRIRMASESFTRLHTSSMLPGDLVGWPLTNILTLSGTVPELYEEFFKSADNKSNPPMLIVDTLQGERKQVYIYRTHSGQDTVYLLVLKEVRKELEPILLQQFPGTFMKTVNLGIMLFDMDFSVIEISDKACSILGVEREAILNQTMEDVFAAVPVGHQLVQRTILDGMVVRNHAVSWMNDQKRYELLMDSNLLKDNEGNILGAYVIFKDVSNLRSLEEQVQRSDRLAMIGQIAAGTAHEIRNPLTSIKGFLQMFKKTLQDKGMDKEHSYTEIMLSEIDRINELVSEFLLLSKPKNISFDLVEVSTVLREILPIINNEAILHGAAVQFQSTLDVPRVVANRELLKQVFLNICKNGIEAMSSGGTLTISERVERDHDVRRVNIDIHDTGPGIPAFLVDKIFDPFFTTKENGTGLGLSVCQRIIHDIGGVIRVSSKGYGTTFTVSIPYNDQ; encoded by the coding sequence GTGAACACGACCGCTTACGAACTCCGGGAGCCGATGGACGCGCTTGCGATCTTGATAACCCAGATTCAGACTGGGACAATGGTCGTTACGGACACGGAAGGAAGAATAAGGATGGCTAGTGAATCGTTTACCCGATTACATACGTCATCTATGCTGCCCGGGGATTTAGTGGGCTGGCCCTTAACAAACATTTTGACCTTGAGCGGAACGGTGCCGGAACTTTATGAAGAGTTTTTCAAAAGTGCTGATAACAAGTCAAATCCGCCGATGTTAATCGTGGATACGTTACAGGGTGAGCGCAAGCAGGTTTATATTTACCGAACACACTCAGGTCAGGATACAGTTTACTTGCTCGTGTTGAAAGAGGTCAGGAAAGAGCTTGAGCCCATCTTATTGCAGCAATTTCCCGGAACGTTCATGAAGACCGTAAATCTGGGCATCATGCTTTTCGACATGGATTTTTCAGTCATTGAGATTAGTGATAAAGCATGCAGTATCCTGGGTGTCGAAAGGGAAGCTATCTTAAACCAGACGATGGAAGATGTGTTTGCGGCGGTACCGGTGGGTCATCAACTGGTGCAAAGGACGATTTTGGACGGAATGGTTGTGCGAAATCACGCGGTATCCTGGATGAATGATCAGAAGCGGTACGAATTGCTTATGGACTCCAATCTGCTTAAAGACAATGAGGGGAATATCCTTGGCGCCTATGTGATCTTTAAAGATGTGTCTAACCTCAGATCCCTGGAAGAGCAAGTTCAGCGGAGCGACCGGCTGGCCATGATCGGGCAGATTGCGGCGGGGACGGCCCACGAAATCCGGAATCCGTTAACATCCATTAAAGGCTTTCTGCAAATGTTCAAAAAGACCCTGCAAGACAAAGGCATGGACAAGGAGCACAGCTATACAGAGATTATGCTTTCCGAAATAGATCGAATTAATGAGTTGGTGAGTGAATTCCTGCTGTTGAGCAAGCCTAAGAATATATCGTTTGACTTGGTCGAGGTCTCTACAGTATTGCGTGAAATTCTGCCCATCATTAATAATGAGGCGATTCTGCACGGGGCGGCGGTGCAGTTTCAATCAACCCTGGACGTTCCCAGGGTGGTTGCGAACCGCGAACTGCTGAAACAGGTTTTCCTGAATATTTGCAAAAACGGCATTGAAGCGATGTCATCGGGCGGGACCTTGACGATCAGCGAACGGGTAGAGCGGGATCATGACGTTCGCCGGGTCAACATCGATATCCATGATACAGGTCCGGGTATACCCGCTTTCCTCGTGGACAAAATATTTGATCCGTTTTTTACAACCAAGGAGAACGGGACGGGCTTGGGGCTTTCCGTCTGTCAGCGCATCATCCATGATATCGGGGGCGTCATCCGGGTTTCTTCCAAAGGGTACGGCACGACCTTTACCGTCAGTATCCCTTATAATGATCAATAA
- the rpmE gene encoding 50S ribosomal protein L31 gives MKQGIHPNYNITTLTCACGNVFETGSIKQNLRVEICSACHPFFTGKQKFTDVGGRVDKFKKKYNI, from the coding sequence ATGAAACAAGGAATTCATCCTAATTACAACATCACAACTCTAACTTGTGCTTGCGGTAACGTGTTCGAAACTGGATCCATCAAGCAAAATCTTCGTGTTGAGATTTGCTCCGCATGCCATCCATTCTTCACGGGTAAGCAGAAGTTTACAGATGTTGGTGGTCGCGTGGATAAATTTAAAAAGAAATACAACATCTAA
- a CDS encoding radical SAM protein translates to MHLVYADPKGNVFDHPELLALGRSGDMITELLEEELIPLPDGATLVSLPDTRAIGFDSKKGQMVPLQGDYNAVGALLPQGFTRLSIPSYVKTDKEKKFPLFGYTAVVWKDGAFYVAARQTDDPEPWNPMNCDPGELKIEVDRLTAKYPDNRLYAHLSNCALGYECLTASNTFLRRWEGAVPVSFSCNAGCFGCISEQPDDSGFPAPQTRMNFKPHVDELVQIMLEHLRTPESIISFGQGCEGEPSTQAKTIIESIRTVREQTKLGYININTNAGLTDHIRGIVDAGLDLMRVSTISALDDHYNAYYKPRGYNLTHVEKSMIYAAAKGVYTSINYLIFPGVTDREEEIEAMIEFARRTDLKLIQMRNLNIDPESYLNLIPKAQGDILGMNQMIEIFQEELPGVVIGSYTHVPPVKAL, encoded by the coding sequence ATGCATTTAGTCTATGCCGATCCGAAGGGGAACGTATTCGATCACCCTGAGCTGCTGGCTTTGGGGCGCAGCGGTGATATGATTACAGAGCTGCTCGAAGAAGAGCTGATACCGCTCCCGGACGGAGCTACTTTAGTAAGTCTTCCTGATACGCGCGCCATCGGGTTTGACTCCAAGAAAGGGCAGATGGTGCCGCTTCAGGGTGATTATAATGCCGTAGGCGCCCTGCTTCCGCAAGGGTTTACCCGATTGTCCATACCGAGCTACGTGAAGACGGACAAGGAGAAGAAATTCCCTTTGTTCGGGTACACGGCCGTCGTCTGGAAAGACGGCGCTTTCTATGTGGCAGCCCGCCAAACCGACGATCCCGAGCCGTGGAACCCGATGAATTGCGACCCGGGAGAGCTCAAGATTGAAGTTGACCGGCTGACAGCGAAGTATCCGGATAACCGGTTGTACGCACATTTGTCCAATTGCGCGTTAGGTTATGAATGCCTGACGGCTTCCAACACGTTCTTGCGCCGTTGGGAAGGCGCCGTGCCCGTATCCTTCTCTTGTAACGCGGGTTGCTTTGGGTGTATTTCCGAGCAGCCGGACGACAGCGGTTTTCCCGCGCCGCAGACGCGTATGAACTTTAAGCCTCATGTGGACGAACTGGTCCAGATTATGTTGGAGCATCTGCGTACACCCGAGAGCATTATATCGTTCGGGCAGGGCTGTGAAGGCGAGCCTTCCACGCAAGCGAAGACCATTATCGAGTCCATTCGGACCGTGAGGGAACAGACGAAGCTGGGCTACATTAACATCAACACCAATGCGGGACTGACTGATCATATCCGAGGCATTGTGGACGCAGGTCTTGATTTGATGCGTGTGAGCACCATCAGCGCGCTGGATGATCACTACAATGCGTACTACAAACCGCGCGGGTACAATTTAACGCATGTGGAGAAATCCATGATTTACGCGGCCGCTAAAGGCGTATACACGTCCATTAATTATCTGATTTTCCCCGGCGTAACGGATCGGGAAGAAGAGATTGAAGCCATGATCGAATTCGCACGCCGGACGGATCTGAAACTCATTCAGATGCGTAATCTGAATATTGATCCGGAAAGCTATCTTAACCTGATCCCTAAAGCGCAAGGCGACATCTTGGGGATGAATCAGATGATTGAAATCTTTCAAGAGGAATTACCGGGCGTTGTTATCGGATCGTATACGCATGTTCCTCCTGTCAAAGCTTTGTAA
- the rho gene encoding transcription termination factor Rho translates to MDLQIADLEAMKLTELYKLAKKHQITSYNQMKKKELIFSILRAQAEQSGLMFMEGVLEILSEGFGFLRPINYLPSSEDIYISASQIRRFDLRSGDLVSGKCRPPKENERYFGLLQVNAVNGENPDTAAERLHFPALTPLYPQKKMVLETSPNRLSTRIMDMLAPVGLGQRGLIVAPPKAGKTLLLKEIANSISHNHPDIELIVLLIDERPEEVTDMQRSVNGEVIASTFDELPENHIKVAELVLERALRLVEHKKDVVILLDSITRLARAYNLVVPPTGRTLSGGIDPGAFHRPKRFFGSARNIEEGGSLTILATALVETGSRMDDVIYEEFKGTGNMELHLDRKFAERRIFPAIDIRRSGTRREEMLLTKEELDKLWSIRKNMNDSLEFIDGFLKKLGDTKTNQEFLDSLDTAPAASAPAKKPATRSSSSSNSVSKKVNHSAS, encoded by the coding sequence ATGGATTTACAAATTGCCGATTTAGAAGCAATGAAACTGACAGAACTGTATAAACTGGCGAAGAAGCACCAAATTACTTCGTATAACCAGATGAAGAAGAAAGAATTAATTTTCTCGATTCTTCGTGCGCAAGCGGAACAAAGCGGACTGATGTTTATGGAAGGCGTACTTGAGATCTTGTCTGAAGGATTTGGATTCCTGCGCCCAATCAACTATCTCCCGAGTTCAGAGGATATCTATATATCAGCCTCCCAAATTCGGAGATTTGATCTGCGAAGCGGTGATCTGGTATCCGGCAAGTGCCGGCCGCCTAAAGAAAATGAACGTTATTTCGGGCTGCTTCAAGTTAATGCAGTAAACGGCGAGAATCCCGATACAGCGGCTGAACGGCTTCATTTCCCGGCTTTAACACCTCTTTACCCACAGAAAAAGATGGTACTTGAAACTTCCCCTAATCGCCTTTCGACCCGCATTATGGATATGCTTGCCCCCGTTGGTTTAGGGCAGCGCGGCCTAATTGTTGCTCCTCCCAAAGCAGGCAAAACCCTGTTGCTTAAAGAAATCGCCAACAGCATTTCTCACAATCATCCCGACATTGAACTTATTGTGTTACTCATTGACGAGCGTCCCGAGGAAGTTACCGATATGCAGCGTTCAGTTAATGGTGAGGTCATCGCGTCCACGTTCGATGAATTGCCGGAGAACCATATTAAAGTGGCCGAGCTTGTGTTGGAGCGCGCGTTGCGTTTAGTGGAGCACAAGAAAGATGTTGTTATTTTGCTCGATTCCATTACAAGACTGGCGCGCGCCTATAATCTGGTTGTGCCTCCGACAGGAAGAACATTGTCAGGCGGTATTGACCCGGGAGCGTTCCATCGTCCCAAACGTTTCTTCGGCTCGGCCAGAAACATTGAGGAAGGCGGTTCCCTCACGATCTTGGCGACAGCTTTGGTGGAAACAGGCTCCAGAATGGATGACGTGATTTATGAAGAATTTAAAGGTACAGGCAACATGGAGTTGCATCTGGATCGTAAATTCGCGGAACGCCGCATTTTCCCGGCGATCGATATCCGTCGTTCCGGAACACGCCGGGAAGAAATGTTGTTAACAAAAGAGGAATTGGATAAATTGTGGTCCATTCGCAAGAATATGAATGACTCGCTGGAGTTTATAGACGGATTCCTGAAGAAGCTTGGCGATACGAAGACGAATCAGGAGTTCCTGGACAGTCTGGATACGGCGCCTGCCGCCTCCGCGCCAGCGAAGAAGCCGGCGACTCGCAGCAGTAGCAGCAGCAACTCTGTATCCAAGAAAGTGAATCATTCAGCCTCATAA
- a CDS encoding UDP-N-acetylglucosamine 1-carboxyvinyltransferase, producing the protein MEKLMITGGRPLRGTVQISGAKNSAVALIPAAILAETPVTLDNLPKLSDVGILTEILGELETSVNWFGDKMVIDPTKAKSKPLPNGNVKKLRASYYLMGAMLGRFGEAVIGLPGGCNFEPRPIDQHIKGFEALGAEVTNDHGCIHIRAKELQGAKIYLDVVSVGATINIMLAASRAKGFTTIENAAKEPEIIDVATLLNSMGAKIKGAGTETIRIEGVSEMHGCRHSIIPDRIQAGTYMVMAAATRGDVIVDNVIPKHMEAITAKLEEMGVGIVEMDEAIRVIGRPEYTAIDVKALVYPGFATDLQSPMTSLLTQAKGTSILTDYVYNNRFKHVPELVRMGAKIKVEGRSAVIEGSPLYGAKVKASDLRAGAALVIGGLTAVSGVTEITGVEYIDRGYDYLVDNLRNLGAEVWREDS; encoded by the coding sequence ATGGAAAAATTGATGATAACCGGCGGCAGACCACTCCGCGGGACCGTGCAGATCAGTGGCGCGAAGAACAGCGCGGTAGCTCTGATTCCCGCAGCCATACTGGCTGAAACGCCTGTAACACTGGATAACTTGCCTAAGCTGAGCGATGTAGGCATTTTAACCGAGATTCTAGGGGAGCTTGAAACCTCCGTAAACTGGTTCGGTGACAAGATGGTCATTGATCCGACGAAGGCTAAATCCAAGCCTCTGCCTAACGGAAACGTAAAGAAATTAAGAGCCTCCTATTACTTGATGGGAGCGATGCTAGGACGATTCGGTGAAGCGGTGATCGGACTTCCCGGCGGCTGTAATTTCGAGCCGAGACCGATTGATCAACATATTAAAGGCTTCGAAGCACTGGGCGCGGAAGTGACGAATGACCACGGGTGTATACACATACGGGCCAAAGAGCTTCAAGGCGCGAAAATTTACCTTGATGTTGTCAGTGTGGGCGCAACGATTAATATTATGCTTGCGGCTTCAAGAGCTAAAGGTTTCACAACGATAGAAAACGCGGCTAAAGAGCCTGAAATTATAGACGTAGCAACATTGTTGAACTCCATGGGAGCCAAGATCAAGGGCGCCGGCACCGAAACGATCCGCATCGAAGGGGTTTCGGAAATGCACGGCTGCAGACACTCCATTATTCCCGACCGTATCCAGGCGGGAACCTACATGGTTATGGCTGCCGCTACCCGGGGTGACGTGATTGTTGATAACGTGATTCCTAAGCACATGGAAGCCATTACCGCCAAGCTGGAAGAAATGGGTGTCGGGATTGTGGAGATGGATGAAGCGATTCGGGTCATCGGTCGTCCGGAATACACGGCCATCGATGTAAAAGCGCTGGTGTATCCGGGCTTTGCGACGGACCTGCAATCGCCCATGACTTCATTGCTGACCCAGGCCAAGGGGACGAGCATCTTGACCGATTATGTATACAATAACCGGTTTAAGCATGTACCCGAGCTTGTACGCATGGGGGCCAAGATTAAAGTGGAAGGCCGCTCGGCAGTTATAGAAGGCAGCCCTCTGTACGGTGCTAAAGTGAAAGCATCCGATTTACGGGCAGGAGCTGCATTAGTCATTGGCGGATTGACAGCAGTTTCGGGAGTTACGGAAATTACCGGTGTCGAGTACATTGACCGAGGGTATGATTATCTTGTGGATAATTTACGCAATTTAGGCGCTGAAGTTTGGCGGGAAGATTCGTAA